The Liquorilactobacillus nagelii DSM 13675 DNA window ACGCCATATGATTTCATTAGTGCTGACGGAACCGGACGTGACGATGGAACAATTTTAGGATATGCAGTTGCGGCTATCCAAGAACTAAATAGTAAAATAACTAGTCTCGAAACGGAAATCAAACAATTAAAAGGAGCAGCATAATGACAAAAACAATTAAATTACAGAACGCAGACTTGGTACCAGTAGGCAACTTCTTAGGAAAATTAAAACTTAAAGGGAAAGCAAGCCGTGGACGTACTAAGCTAATTAAGCTACTGGAAGATAAAAATAAAGAATACAACGAGGACCGCGAGGAAGTTCGTGATCCTTATTTTGAACACGATGATAAAGGCAAACGTGTAACAAAAGATAATGCTTATGTGCTGAAAGACCCAACGAAAGGGGCTGATTTAAATAAGGAATTAGTTGATTTAGCGAAAGAAGATGCGGTAATTGAGTTCACGGAATATTCAGATAAGTTTCGGGCACTGTATGACGCGCTTAATGCTTATTCATATGAGTTAGCTGATGCAGATGCGACATTGTA harbors:
- a CDS encoding DUF1617 family protein, coding for MTKTIKLQNADLVPVGNFLGKLKLKGKASRGRTKLIKLLEDKNKEYNEDREEVRDPYFEHDDKGKRVTKDNAYVLKDPTKGADLNKELVDLAKEDAVIEFTEYSDKFRALYDALNAYSYELADADATLYDLLMDELENNFKKEND